One Lepus europaeus isolate LE1 chromosome 7, mLepTim1.pri, whole genome shotgun sequence DNA segment encodes these proteins:
- the ANKRD13D gene encoding ankyrin repeat domain-containing protein 13D isoform X1 encodes MAGRDPTFPLHRLVWANRHRELEAALHSRQHDIEQEDPRGRTPLELAVSLGNLESVRVLLRHNANVAKESRQGWAVLQEAVSTGDPEMVQLVLQYRNFQRATQRLAGIPELLSKLRQAPDFYVEMKWEFTSWVPLVSKMCPSDVYRVWKRGESLRVDTSLLGFEHMAWQRGRRSFVFRGQEAGALVMEVDHDQQVVHTEVLGLALQEPEALLAAMRPSMEHVASRLTSPIVSTHLDTRNVAFERNKCGIWGWRSEKMETVSGYEAKVYSATNVELVTRTRTEHLSDQDKSRSKAGKTPFQSFLGMAQQHCSHGGAPVAQAASPTNPTAISPDEYFDPNFSLESRNIGRPIEMSSRVQRFKATLWLSEEHPLSLGDQVTPIIDLMAISNAHFAKLRDFITLRLPPGFPVKIEIPLFHVLNARITFSNLCGCDEPLSSVWVPAPSPSAATSAAGSPFPCEVDPSVFEVPAGYSVLGTERSEPPRDEDDHLLQFAIQQSLLEAGTEAEQVTVWEALTNTRPGTHPLPQATVYEEQLQLERALQESLRLTTEPWGPGPPQRTPPAPVPPSFEEQLRLALELSSREQEERQRQGQQEEDDLQRVLQLSLTEH; translated from the exons ATGGCCGGCCGGGACCCCACCTTCCCGCTGCACCGGCTCGTCTGGGCGAACCGGCACCGCGAACTGGAGGCCGCGCTGCACAGCCGCCAG CACGACATTGAGCAGGAGGACCCCCGGGGGCGCACCCCGCTGGAGCTGGCCGTGTCCCTGGGGAACTTGGAGTCGGTGAGAGTCCTTCTCCGGCACAACGCCAACGTGGCCAAAGAGAgccggcagggctgggcag TCCTGCAGGAGGCGGTGAGCACTGGCGACCCCGAGATGGTGCAATTGGTGCTCCAGTATCGGAATTTCCAGAGGGCCACGCAGAGGCTGGCCGGCATCCCGGAGCTGCTCAGCAAACTGCGCCAG GCTCCCGATTTCTACGTGGAAATGAAGTGGGAGTTCACCAGCTGGG tgcccctCGTGTCCAAGATGTGCCCGAGTGATGTGTACCGCGTGTGGAAGCGGGGCGAGAGCCTGCGGGTGGACACCAGTCTCCTGGGCTTCGAGCACATGGCTTGGCAGCGTGGCCGGAGGAGCTTCGTCTTCAGGGGCCAGG AGGCGGGAGCCCTGGTCATGGAAGTGGACCACGACCAGCAGGTGGTGCACACAGAGGTGCTGGGGCTCGCGCTACAGGAGCCCGAAGCACTGCTGGCTGCCATGCGGCCCAGCATGGAGCACGTGGCCAGCCGCCTCACCTCTCCTATCGTCTCCACCCACCTGGACACGCGCAACGTGGCCTTTGAGAG GAACAAATGTGGAATCTGGGGATGGCGGTCAGAGAAGATGGAGACTGTGAGCGGCTACGAGGCCAAG gtgtACAGCGCTACCAACGTGGAGCTGGTGACGCGCACCCGCACGGAGCACCTCTCTGACCAGGACAAGTCCAGGAGCAAAG CGGGGAAGACTCCGTTCCAGTCCTTCCTGGGGATGGCTCAGCAGCACTGCTCCCACGGCGGG GCACCCGTGGCGCAGGCAGCCAGCCCCACCAACCCCACGGCCATCTCCCCCGATGAGTACTTCGACCCCAACTTCAGCCTGGAGTCCCGAAACATCGGCCGCCCCATTGAGATGTCCAGCAGAGTGCAGAG GTTCAAGGCAACGCTGTGGCTGAGCGAGGAGCACCCGCTGTCCCTGGGCGACCAGGTGACGCCCATCATCGACCTCATGGCTATCAGCAACGCCCACTTCGCCAAGCTGCGCGACTTCATCACGCTGCGCCTCCCACCTGGCTTCCCAGTCAAGATCG AGATCCCCCTCTTTCATGTGCTCAACGCCCGCATCACCTTTAGCAACCTGTGCGGCTGTGACGAGCCGCTGAGCTCGGTGTGggtgccggcccccagcccctccgccGCCACCTCGGCCGCAG GGAGCCCCTTCCCGTGCGAGGTGGACCCCAGCGTGTTTGAGGTGCCCGCGGGGTACAGCGTGCTGGGCACAGAGCGCAGTGAGCCCCCCCGTGATGAGGACGACCACCTGCTGCAGTTCGCCATCCAGCAGAGCCTGCTCGAAGCAGGCACGGAGGCCGAGCAG GTGACTGTCTGGGAAGCACTGACCAACACGCGGCCGGgcacccaccccctgccccaggccacggTCTACGAGGAGCAGCTTCAGCTGGAGCG GGCCCTCCAGGAAAGCCTGCGGCTGACCACAGAGCCCTGGGGCCCGGGACCCCCCCAGAGGACGCCCCCAGCCCCGGTCCCCCCAAGCTTTGAGGAGCAGCTTcgcctggccctggagctgtcCTCGCGCGAGCAGGAGGAGCGGCAGcggcaggggcagcaggaggaggacgaCCTGCAGCGGGTCTTGCAGCTGTCGCTCACCGAGCACTGA
- the ANKRD13D gene encoding ankyrin repeat domain-containing protein 13D isoform X2 — protein MVQLVLQYRNFQRATQRLAGIPELLSKLRQAPDFYVEMKWEFTSWVPLVSKMCPSDVYRVWKRGESLRVDTSLLGFEHMAWQRGRRSFVFRGQEAGALVMEVDHDQQVVHTEVLGLALQEPEALLAAMRPSMEHVASRLTSPIVSTHLDTRNVAFERNKCGIWGWRSEKMETVSGYEAKVYSATNVELVTRTRTEHLSDQDKSRSKAGKTPFQSFLGMAQQHCSHGGAPVAQAASPTNPTAISPDEYFDPNFSLESRNIGRPIEMSSRVQRFKATLWLSEEHPLSLGDQVTPIIDLMAISNAHFAKLRDFITLRLPPGFPVKIEIPLFHVLNARITFSNLCGCDEPLSSVWVPAPSPSAATSAAGSPFPCEVDPSVFEVPAGYSVLGTERSEPPRDEDDHLLQFAIQQSLLEAGTEAEQVTVWEALTNTRPGTHPLPQATVYEEQLQLERALQESLRLTTEPWGPGPPQRTPPAPVPPSFEEQLRLALELSSREQEERQRQGQQEEDDLQRVLQLSLTEH, from the exons ATGGTGCAATTGGTGCTCCAGTATCGGAATTTCCAGAGGGCCACGCAGAGGCTGGCCGGCATCCCGGAGCTGCTCAGCAAACTGCGCCAG GCTCCCGATTTCTACGTGGAAATGAAGTGGGAGTTCACCAGCTGGG tgcccctCGTGTCCAAGATGTGCCCGAGTGATGTGTACCGCGTGTGGAAGCGGGGCGAGAGCCTGCGGGTGGACACCAGTCTCCTGGGCTTCGAGCACATGGCTTGGCAGCGTGGCCGGAGGAGCTTCGTCTTCAGGGGCCAGG AGGCGGGAGCCCTGGTCATGGAAGTGGACCACGACCAGCAGGTGGTGCACACAGAGGTGCTGGGGCTCGCGCTACAGGAGCCCGAAGCACTGCTGGCTGCCATGCGGCCCAGCATGGAGCACGTGGCCAGCCGCCTCACCTCTCCTATCGTCTCCACCCACCTGGACACGCGCAACGTGGCCTTTGAGAG GAACAAATGTGGAATCTGGGGATGGCGGTCAGAGAAGATGGAGACTGTGAGCGGCTACGAGGCCAAG gtgtACAGCGCTACCAACGTGGAGCTGGTGACGCGCACCCGCACGGAGCACCTCTCTGACCAGGACAAGTCCAGGAGCAAAG CGGGGAAGACTCCGTTCCAGTCCTTCCTGGGGATGGCTCAGCAGCACTGCTCCCACGGCGGG GCACCCGTGGCGCAGGCAGCCAGCCCCACCAACCCCACGGCCATCTCCCCCGATGAGTACTTCGACCCCAACTTCAGCCTGGAGTCCCGAAACATCGGCCGCCCCATTGAGATGTCCAGCAGAGTGCAGAG GTTCAAGGCAACGCTGTGGCTGAGCGAGGAGCACCCGCTGTCCCTGGGCGACCAGGTGACGCCCATCATCGACCTCATGGCTATCAGCAACGCCCACTTCGCCAAGCTGCGCGACTTCATCACGCTGCGCCTCCCACCTGGCTTCCCAGTCAAGATCG AGATCCCCCTCTTTCATGTGCTCAACGCCCGCATCACCTTTAGCAACCTGTGCGGCTGTGACGAGCCGCTGAGCTCGGTGTGggtgccggcccccagcccctccgccGCCACCTCGGCCGCAG GGAGCCCCTTCCCGTGCGAGGTGGACCCCAGCGTGTTTGAGGTGCCCGCGGGGTACAGCGTGCTGGGCACAGAGCGCAGTGAGCCCCCCCGTGATGAGGACGACCACCTGCTGCAGTTCGCCATCCAGCAGAGCCTGCTCGAAGCAGGCACGGAGGCCGAGCAG GTGACTGTCTGGGAAGCACTGACCAACACGCGGCCGGgcacccaccccctgccccaggccacggTCTACGAGGAGCAGCTTCAGCTGGAGCG GGCCCTCCAGGAAAGCCTGCGGCTGACCACAGAGCCCTGGGGCCCGGGACCCCCCCAGAGGACGCCCCCAGCCCCGGTCCCCCCAAGCTTTGAGGAGCAGCTTcgcctggccctggagctgtcCTCGCGCGAGCAGGAGGAGCGGCAGcggcaggggcagcaggaggaggacgaCCTGCAGCGGGTCTTGCAGCTGTCGCTCACCGAGCACTGA